TGATTTTGCTCTAACTCTGTAATCAAAGCTTTCTTCAGGCTTTAATCCGCTATCTATATACTCAGCACTTAGTCTGCCCTTTACTTCAGCGATTTTGCTCCAGTTATTTGCGCCTGCTTTGCTACGCTCTATTACATACGAACTTACCCTTAAATCCTCATGCGGAGACCAAATGATTTTGGCTCTTAAAGGTAGGTTTGTGATAACTTGAGTAAACTCCACAGCAGAAAAAGATGAGAGAGTTTGTATAGTGTATATGCTGCCCATTTGCGAGTGAGCGCCGTCTTTGTCATAAGTACTCATAGCATACTGATAGTTAGTGCTTGGCTCAAGCCTAGTATCTACATAGTGCGTGCTAAATCTATCTTTTATGGTTGCAATTTTTTGTAGTTCACCGCCGTCTTTGGCGCGGTATAGGTTGTATCCAGCGACTTTTGGATCTTCGCTTCTCTCCCACTCAAAGGCAATCTGCGTCATTTCACTAATTGTATTGAAGTTTGAGATAGTAGCAAGCTCTGCATTTAGCGTCTCTTTCTTGCTTGCCTGCAAACTAGCTAAGGCACAGCCACTGATTAATAGGCTCAAAGCAAGAAAGCACAAAGTTTTTAGTAAGTTTTTCATTTAAAGTCCTTGTATCCACACCAGTAAGTGCGGCAAAATCATCCTCTAAAGGTGCGCAAAAGCTCATCATTTGCCCTGTGCGTGGGTGTTTTAGCTCTAAAATATAGCCGTGTAAAAAAACTCTCATTATATCGCAAGAGCCCTTAAAACCATATAAAACATCGCCTAAAATATGGCGATTTATGCTAGATAAGTGAACTCTTATTTGATGCGTTCTGCCTGTGAAGAGCTTTGCTGCGATGATATTTGGCGTGTTTTTTTGAGGTGAGTTTTGCGAGTTTTGAACTTCATCTAAAAAAATATTACAAAAGGCTGATTTTGCGTATTTTGCGCCGTTTTTACCTAGCGGATAGACAGCCTTTTTTAGCCTGTTGTTTTCACATCTGCCAATGGCTCTTTCTACTACGCAATTTTGCTTAAGTGGCAAATCGCAAAGTGCGATATAGATGCGAGAAGCAGTCTTTTGCTGCAGCTGTGAGCTTAGTTCTGCACTAGCAAAATCGCTTTTTGCTACGACCATTACGCCACTTGTATAACGATCAAGCCTATGGACAATCCCAGCTCTAAACTCTCCACCAAGCGTGGCTAGCTGCCTGCCGCTTTGCTTTAAAAAATCCACCAAAGTACTCTCGCCTTTTAGCGAGCTAGCCTCGTGGACTACTAGCCCTGAGGGCTTTGAGATTACCAAAATATCATCATCTTCATAAATAATCTTGATTTTTTCAAAAAGCTCACTAGAAATTCTAGAATTCTCACTAGGAATTCTAGAATTCTCACTAGGAATTCTAGATTTTTTTACTAGCACTTCATCGTTTATTTTTAGTTTATGAGATGGCTTTAAAACAGCCTTTTTATTTACGCTTACAAGTCCTGCTTTTATCGCTGCTGAAATGCTAGAGCGAGATGCCCCGGGCAAAATTTCGCCTAAAAACCTAGCCAAAAAACTATCAAGCCTTTGCGCATCATTACAGACGATTTTTTGAAATAAAACTTCATCACTCACAATAAAATCCTAAATTTTTGCTACAATTCTAGCTAGTTTTTTAGAATTTTTTGCTTTAAGGTAATAATTTTGATTTTGCTTGATAGAAGGCTTTGGTCGCATTTTGATTTTATTTCGCCTTGTTTAATCATACCTATAATCATACTTTCGCATATGCTAATTAGCGATAGTAGCGATTTTCTGGCTAGCAAGCAGCTTGTGTATTTTGGCTTTGGGGCGGTGGCTTTTTTGGCATTTTTCTTGCTGCCGCTGCGCAGGTTAGAGTGGCTGATACCGCTTTTTTTCTGGTTTTGTGTGGTGCTACTTTTGGGGGTTGAGTTTTTTGGCGTTAGCAAGCTTGGTGCCAAGCGCTGGCTAGAAATCCCTTTTGTACATTTTACCATCCAGCCTAGCGAGATTATGAAGCCAGCGTTTATAATGATGATTGCTTATCTTATTAAAAAGCGTCCGCCAGGCCCAGATGGCTATGGTTTAAAAAGCTTTGTGAAATTTAGCTTTTATATTATGGTGCCTTTTGCGCTGATTTTAAAAGAACCTGACCTTGGTTCAGCGTTAATCTTGCTTATTAGTGGATATGGAATTTTATTTTTAGTTGGCGTAGATAAGCGCATTTGGATCACGCTAGCAGCGATCATAGCTATCTCTGCGCCGGTGCTTTATGATTACGGGCTTAGAGATTATCAAAAAAAGCGCATTGCTGATTTTTTGGGCGAGCCTAGCTATCAGGTGCGCCAAAGTGTGATTGCTATCGGCAATGGCGGACTTTGGGGCAAAAGCGAGGATGAGGCTACTCAAAGTAAATTTAAGTTTTTGCCGATTTCTACTAGCGATTTTATTTTTGCTTATACGATTGAGAGGCACGGTTTTGTGGGTGCGCTTGTGCTTTTGGGGCTTTATGGGGCGTTGATTGCGCATTTTTTATCCTTGGTGTGGCGTTTTAGGCGCGATCATTTTGCTAGTGGAGTTAGTGCTGGTATTGCGATGCTAATTTTTATTTATGTTAGCGTAAATGTGCTAATGACTATCGGCTTTGCGCCGGTGGTGGGTGTGCCGCTGCCGTTTTATAGCTATGGTGGCAGTAGTTTTATTACTTTTATGTGTCTTTTTGGGATAATGCAAAACTTAATTACATTTCGCTATGACCCTGAGTATAATAAGCTTTTAAAAATAAAATTTTAACTCTAGGGAATTCTAGTATCGTGGTTCTAGTGTGGCAAAAAATAGGCTCCAATTGTGCGGTGATTTTTTCTACTCGCAGCGTAGTGCTAGGGCTGTGTCTGCAGTAGCGGCTGGCGAAATTTTGTGCTGATTTTTTAAGGCGGTAGCCACAGAAAAACGCTGCGAAAGTTTTGCTAGAACGAGCTGTGAGTACAGCCAAGCTTTTTAGTGCTTTTTGCTCAAAAATCTTAGAGCCTGATTTTTACTGCCGCGTAACTAAAAGCCCTAGGGAATTCTAGAATTCCTAAATCTAGAATTCCCTAGAAAAATTCTAGAATTCCTAAAAACTAGAATTCCCTAGAATTCCTAAAAACTAGAATTCCCTAGAATTCCTAAAAACTAGAATTCCCTAGAAAAATTCTAGAATTCCCTAGAATTCCCTAGAATTCCTAAAATCTAGAATTCTCTAGAAAAATTCTAGAATTCCCTATTGAAATTTCAAAGCCTCTCTAATGGCAAAAACTTCTTTTAAGCTTTGCTTTAATTGCGCTGGTGTAAGCATATTTGCCCCATCGCTTAGAGCGTCTTTTGGGCTTATGTGCGTTTCATAAAAAAACCCATCCACGCCCACAGCCGCAGCAGCTCTAGCCAAAATCGGCGCAAAGCTAGAATCCCCGCCGCTAGTCTCCCCAGCTCCTGCTGGCATCTGCACGCTGTGAGTGGCATCGTAGATTACAGGTGCATACTCACGCATTATAGCTAGGCTTCGCATATCTACTACTAAGTTGCCATAACCAAAGCTGCTGCCTCGCTCGCAAAGGCAGACTTTGTTCTCAAGGCAGATTTCATAGCTAGGTTCCTCTTTAATACCACGAGTTTCTAGCACTTTTTTTAGGCTGTGCTTCATGGCTTGTGGGGCTAGAAACTGACCTTTTTTTATGTTTATAAAAGCATTGGTTTTTGCAGCTGCTACAAGCAAGTCAGTCTGGCGACACAAAAACGCTGGGATTTGTAAGGCATCAGCGACCTTTGATACAGGAGCAGCCTGGTAGCTTTCGTGGATATCTGTTAAAATCTTATAGCCAAATTTTTCTTTAACCTCGGCTAGTATCTGGCAGCCCTTTTCAAGTCCAGGACCACGAAAGCTTGAAATACTCGTGCGATTTGCCTTATCAAAGCTAGATTTAAAGTAAAAATCTACATTTGGCAAACTAGCAATTTCTCTTAGTTCTTCTGCCATTTGTAAAATAAAATCACGGCTTTCTATTACGCAAGGCCCAGCAATTAAAATCATTTTCTATCCTTTTATTTTTTTGTGATTATAGTTTATTTTTGCTTAGCTAATAGCACGCCACTAAGTGCGATTACAAAAATTCCACAAAGTGCGATGAAATTTGGCAAAGCCTCACCCAAAAACAGCCCAAAAATCATAGCAAAAATAACATCGCTATAACTAATGCTAGCTATTATCCCAGCTTTTTTTGAAGCAGCAAAAGCCTTTGTAAGATAAAGCTGAAAATAATACCCACCAAGTGCCACAAGCCCCAAAAGCAGCCACTCATAAGCATTTGGAAAACTAAATTTCACGCCTTTTAAAAGCCCGCTACCCTTTGGATAAAGCTCGCCTAAAATCAGCAAAACCGCCATTAGCAAAGCCCCTGCTATCATGTATGAAAGCACGATTGAGTTTGCTTTGTAGTATTTACGCAGCTCATGGACGCTTGCTAGTGCTGCGCCTGAGCACAGACCTCCTATGATGCCAACAATATCAGTTAGCGCAAATCCACCGCTTGGCTGCGCTGTTAGCAAAAAGCCAACAAAACCAAGCAATATAGCAAACCAGCTAAGGGCTCGCAGCTTTTGCGCAAAGAAAAATCCAGCAATCAAAGCTGTAAAAATCGGTGCTGTCTTGTAAAAAGCAAAAGCCATAGAAAGCCCAGCATTTGCGATATTATAAAAAAACGCAGCCATACCGCAAACGCCGATAAATCCACGAAATAAGAGCAAGCACATATGCCCACCACGCAAAAAATCGCACTCACCGGCTTTTTTAATCGCCCAAAGCACGATAAAAAGCCCTATTAGATTGCGCCAAAAAACTATTTCAAAGCTATGAAGATTTTGACTTAAAATTTTAGCCAAAAATCCAAGGCAAGCATTGTAAAAACTAGCAATAAGCATATAATAAATACCAAGGTGGCGAAGTAAAAATGGATTAAACTCTCTCATTATTTTTCTTTTGCTATTAAAAGTCCGCTAAATATGATCACGACTATACCAAGCAAGGCAAAGCCCATAGGTAAAGCATCGCCTAGTAAAACGCCCAAAATCATACTAAATACGATATCAGCGTAGCTAACAGCAGCTGGAATTCCTGCTTTTCTAGTGGCTCTATAAGATTTTGTCATATATACTTGATATATATAGCCTAGCAGCCCCACACCAAGTGCTAAAACCAAGCCAGTACTATCAGGCATCACAAAAGCAGGCAAACTCTGGGTGTATTCACCAAGTGCTAAAATAATAGCCATAGGAATAGTGCCAAAAATCATAAATGATAGTATTATCATATCAGCCGAGTAGTATTTTCGCATTTTTCGCACGCTAGTCATAGCAAGCCCCATACACACGCCACCACTAAGTCCTATTATACTATCAATTAGCCCCATATCTCCGCTTGGTTTCATTATAAAAACAATACCGATAAAACCTAGCAAAATCGCTACCCAGCCAAGCTTTGATAGTTTTTCTTTTAGCGCAAAATATGAAAAAACAGCTATAAAAATCGGTGCTGTTTTTTGAAAGGTAAAAGCCGTGCCAAGCTCGATGTGAGCGATATTATAAAAAAAGCAAAGAAGTCCAAGTGAGCCAATAACCCCACGAAAAACAAAAAGCCACGGCGCACCACCTTTGCCAAAATTGCGGTGTCTATATAGCGCAGCTAGGATAAATGCTAATCCTATAATATTACGAAATAGCACAATCTCTACGCTGCTTACTTGCTCGCTAAGTAGTTTTGAGGCAGCCCCCATCAAAGAAAACGCAAAACAAGCAATAAGCATGTAATAAACGCTTAAATGCCTGATAATAAATAATCTTAAAGTATTCATAGTCTTACTTTTAAAAAATAAGCGCAATTTTAACATAAAGTTTTAAATTTATTCGTAAACTTAAGGAGAAAATTCATTTTTAAATATATTTTCAATAATTTTTTGCTAAAATGACAAAGCAAAATTTTTTACAGGTGAAAACATGAAGCACACACTACTTTTAGCAAGCGTACTTCTAGCTTTTATCGCATGTAGCGACAAAGAACTAGAGGAAAAAGAACGCTTAGCTCAAAGCGCTGTTCGTGGAAAAGTTCTTTTTGAACAGTGCGTAGTCTGTCACGGAGAAAGAGCTGAAAAATCATATATGGAAGAAGTCCCACCAATCAAGCTTATAGACTATGGCATGAGAGCACAAATGATGAAATCATATCGTGATGGCACTCTTGGCAAAAAGGGAATTTATGGTCTAGCTGACCTTAAAGGGGAGGTTATGCTGCGTCTTAGCGATCAAGACATGGCTGATATTGATGAGTATATCGAGAGTATGAAACTAGCCGATGAGGCTGCGGAAGAGAATACAAAATAAAGAAAATAAATGAAAAAAATAGCAATTAGCCTAGGTGATCCAAACGGTATAGGCATAGAAATAGCTTTAAAAGCTCACGATGAAATTAAGCAATTTTGTAAGCCACTTTATTTTATAAACAAAGCCTTACTTCAAAGAGCAGCCAAACTGCTTG
Above is a genomic segment from Campylobacter magnus containing:
- a CDS encoding fibronectin type III domain-containing protein produces the protein MKNLLKTLCFLALSLLISGCALASLQASKKETLNAELATISNFNTISEMTQIAFEWERSEDPKVAGYNLYRAKDGGELQKIATIKDRFSTHYVDTRLEPSTNYQYAMSTYDKDGAHSQMGSIYTIQTLSSFSAVEFTQVITNLPLRAKIIWSPHEDLRVSSYVIERSKAGANNWSKIAEVKGRLSAEYIDSGLKPEESFDYRVRAKSSDGVLGEPSGAQNSTTKALPLPVTNLSASLDQPKKITLSWQAPAQDDIDHYVIYSSRSKFLPATKLGTTKETSYDDYISTNGSSRFYKVTAVDTSGLEGQKPSSSVEGATLSAPEQPYIIMSSYTNGGIDIAWNPVPRAQKYIIYKSSNLGNEAIEVNDTRYFDGNVQSSQKYEYEVSAIDEYGLESDKSKTAKIELQ
- a CDS encoding RluA family pseudouridine synthase, which translates into the protein MSDEVLFQKIVCNDAQRLDSFLARFLGEILPGASRSSISAAIKAGLVSVNKKAVLKPSHKLKINDEVLVKKSRIPSENSRIPSENSRISSELFEKIKIIYEDDDILVISKPSGLVVHEASSLKGESTLVDFLKQSGRQLATLGGEFRAGIVHRLDRYTSGVMVVAKSDFASAELSSQLQQKTASRIYIALCDLPLKQNCVVERAIGRCENNRLKKAVYPLGKNGAKYAKSAFCNIFLDEVQNSQNSPQKNTPNIIAAKLFTGRTHQIRVHLSSINRHILGDVLYGFKGSCDIMRVFLHGYILELKHPRTGQMMSFCAPLEDDFAALTGVDTRTLNEKLTKNFVLSCFEPINQWLCLS
- a CDS encoding FtsW/RodA/SpoVE family cell cycle protein, with protein sequence MILLDRRLWSHFDFISPCLIIPIIILSHMLISDSSDFLASKQLVYFGFGAVAFLAFFLLPLRRLEWLIPLFFWFCVVLLLGVEFFGVSKLGAKRWLEIPFVHFTIQPSEIMKPAFIMMIAYLIKKRPPGPDGYGLKSFVKFSFYIMVPFALILKEPDLGSALILLISGYGILFLVGVDKRIWITLAAIIAISAPVLYDYGLRDYQKKRIADFLGEPSYQVRQSVIAIGNGGLWGKSEDEATQSKFKFLPISTSDFIFAYTIERHGFVGALVLLGLYGALIAHFLSLVWRFRRDHFASGVSAGIAMLIFIYVSVNVLMTIGFAPVVGVPLPFYSYGGSSFITFMCLFGIMQNLITFRYDPEYNKLLKIKF
- the kdsA gene encoding 3-deoxy-8-phosphooctulonate synthase, which codes for MILIAGPCVIESRDFILQMAEELREIASLPNVDFYFKSSFDKANRTSISSFRGPGLEKGCQILAEVKEKFGYKILTDIHESYQAAPVSKVADALQIPAFLCRQTDLLVAAAKTNAFINIKKGQFLAPQAMKHSLKKVLETRGIKEEPSYEICLENKVCLCERGSSFGYGNLVVDMRSLAIMREYAPVIYDATHSVQMPAGAGETSGGDSSFAPILARAAAAVGVDGFFYETHISPKDALSDGANMLTPAQLKQSLKEVFAIREALKFQ
- a CDS encoding DMT family transporter, whose product is MREFNPFLLRHLGIYYMLIASFYNACLGFLAKILSQNLHSFEIVFWRNLIGLFIVLWAIKKAGECDFLRGGHMCLLLFRGFIGVCGMAAFFYNIANAGLSMAFAFYKTAPIFTALIAGFFFAQKLRALSWFAILLGFVGFLLTAQPSGGFALTDIVGIIGGLCSGAALASVHELRKYYKANSIVLSYMIAGALLMAVLLILGELYPKGSGLLKGVKFSFPNAYEWLLLGLVALGGYYFQLYLTKAFAASKKAGIIASISYSDVIFAMIFGLFLGEALPNFIALCGIFVIALSGVLLAKQK
- a CDS encoding DMT family transporter, with the protein product MNTLRLFIIRHLSVYYMLIACFAFSLMGAASKLLSEQVSSVEIVLFRNIIGLAFILAALYRHRNFGKGGAPWLFVFRGVIGSLGLLCFFYNIAHIELGTAFTFQKTAPIFIAVFSYFALKEKLSKLGWVAILLGFIGIVFIMKPSGDMGLIDSIIGLSGGVCMGLAMTSVRKMRKYYSADMIILSFMIFGTIPMAIILALGEYTQSLPAFVMPDSTGLVLALGVGLLGYIYQVYMTKSYRATRKAGIPAAVSYADIVFSMILGVLLGDALPMGFALLGIVVIIFSGLLIAKEK
- a CDS encoding c-type cytochrome codes for the protein MKHTLLLASVLLAFIACSDKELEEKERLAQSAVRGKVLFEQCVVCHGERAEKSYMEEVPPIKLIDYGMRAQMMKSYRDGTLGKKGIYGLADLKGEVMLRLSDQDMADIDEYIESMKLADEAAEENTK